In one window of Desulfovibrio sp. DNA:
- a CDS encoding pyridoxamine 5'-phosphate oxidase family protein, whose amino-acid sequence MSNAVKEVSTILSESPMCFIATSCNNEPHVRAFQYQFEQDGKLWFCTSRAKDVFKQLEMNSAVEICAVTPSMTWVRITGKVSFEDSHAVKERILSEQPLIKSIYGTADNPDFTTFCIEHADYAIADFSGNPPRKGSF is encoded by the coding sequence ATGAGCAATGCAGTAAAAGAAGTTTCCACGATTCTGTCCGAATCGCCCATGTGCTTTATTGCCACGTCCTGCAACAATGAACCGCATGTGCGGGCGTTTCAGTACCAGTTCGAGCAGGACGGAAAACTGTGGTTCTGCACATCCAGAGCCAAAGATGTGTTCAAACAGCTTGAGATGAATTCCGCTGTTGAAATTTGCGCAGTCACCCCAAGCATGACCTGGGTTCGCATTACCGGAAAGGTTTCTTTTGAAGACAGCCATGCCGTGAAAGAGCGCATTTTGTCCGAGCAGCCGCTGATCAAAAGCATTTACGGCACAGCGGACAACCCGGATTTCACCACGTTCTGCATCGAGCATGCCGACTACGCTATTGCTGATTTTTCCGGAAATCCACCGCGCAAAGGCTCCTTTTAG
- a CDS encoding tail fiber assembly protein, with amino-acid sequence MQNYYFDNTHPLHPYTYSMYATPGTFPPLNALRKELPAEKDGIHFGEKDGEWVEIEDHRGKSGYVNDEPFLIQDFGPLPEGWSDTPPLPPPLIVEELFERLRNERNARVTATDKYLLADYPIGAEELGNIRTYRQALRDLPAQEGAPFDGGGDETPWPEKPDV; translated from the coding sequence ATGCAAAATTATTATTTTGATAACACACACCCATTACACCCATACACGTATTCTATGTACGCTACACCGGGAACCTTTCCTCCCCTCAATGCTTTGAGGAAAGAGCTTCCTGCGGAGAAAGATGGAATTCATTTTGGTGAGAAGGACGGGGAATGGGTTGAAATTGAAGACCATCGCGGAAAAAGCGGATACGTCAACGATGAACCCTTCTTGATTCAAGATTTTGGCCCACTGCCCGAAGGTTGGAGCGATACGCCGCCCCTGCCGCCCCCGCTCATAGTCGAAGAACTGTTTGAGCGCTTGCGCAATGAACGTAATGCCCGCGTCACCGCCACAGACAAATACCTGTTGGCAGACTACCCCATCGGCGCGGAAGAGCTTGGAAATATCCGTACATACCGTCAGGCGCTGCGCGATCTGCCCGCGCAGGAAGGCGCGCCTTTTGACGGCGGCGGCGATGAAACGCCCTGGCCGGAAAAGCCGGATGTGTAG
- a CDS encoding twin-arginine translocase TatA/TatE family subunit, with translation MFGIGVQELLLILVVVLLLFGANKLPEIGGGLGRAIRNFRRASSEPDEIDITPKNKKPSSTDDDPSHKA, from the coding sequence ATGTTTGGCATTGGCGTGCAAGAGTTGTTGCTCATACTGGTAGTTGTTCTTCTGCTTTTTGGCGCGAACAAACTGCCCGAAATTGGCGGCGGCCTTGGCAGGGCTATTCGCAACTTCCGGCGGGCCTCTTCTGAGCCTGATGAAATTGACATCACTCCAAAAAACAAAAAACCTTCCTCCACTGATGACGACCCCAGCCATAAAGCCTGA
- a CDS encoding MarR family winged helix-turn-helix transcriptional regulator — MKRQNNPGAIIAMVAAIREQANTLILSSLSERSITDILPAHGAVLNALFKQSPMQMNELAEHIGRKKNTVTGLITTLEDRGYCRREPDPQDARAQLVFLTEKGEAMRQVQDEVSVELLRKIWMGIDTQKQIECIECLETILQNLKDN; from the coding sequence ATGAAAAGACAAAACAACCCCGGCGCGATTATCGCCATGGTTGCCGCCATCAGGGAGCAGGCAAATACACTGATTCTCAGTTCTTTGTCAGAACGCAGCATCACCGACATACTTCCAGCTCATGGCGCGGTTTTGAACGCGCTTTTCAAGCAAAGTCCGATGCAAATGAATGAGCTGGCGGAACACATTGGCAGAAAAAAGAATACGGTTACGGGGCTGATAACCACACTTGAAGACAGAGGTTATTGCCGCCGTGAACCCGATCCACAAGATGCGCGGGCTCAGCTGGTATTCCTGACAGAAAAGGGAGAGGCCATGCGCCAGGTGCAGGATGAAGTTTCCGTTGAACTTTTGCGTAAAATTTGGATGGGCATCGACACTCAAAAACAAATAGAGTGTATTGAATGCCTCGAAACAATTCTCCAGAACCTGAAAGACAATTAA
- a CDS encoding ACT domain-containing protein: MKAEQLSVFLENRAGRLAEVTRTLAEAGINIRALSLADTSDFGILRMIVCDHEKAKAVLKEKGFTLGRTSVVAVEVSDRPGGLDDVLQLVSRNGINVEYMYAFVQRENESAVMIFRFDKVDQAVEVLQANNFTIIPAARLCA; the protein is encoded by the coding sequence ATGAAAGCAGAACAATTATCCGTATTTTTGGAAAACAGGGCCGGACGCCTGGCAGAAGTGACCCGCACACTGGCTGAAGCAGGCATTAATATTCGTGCTTTGTCGCTTGCGGACACTTCAGACTTTGGCATCCTGCGCATGATCGTTTGCGATCATGAAAAAGCCAAAGCCGTTCTTAAAGAAAAAGGCTTTACTCTCGGCCGCACCAGCGTTGTGGCTGTGGAAGTCTCTGACAGGCCCGGCGGCCTTGATGACGTGCTGCAACTGGTTTCGCGCAACGGCATAAATGTGGAATATATGTATGCCTTTGTCCAACGCGAAAACGAAAGCGCTGTCATGATCTTTCGCTTCGACAAAGTGGATCAGGCGGTTGAGGTGCTTCAGGCAAACAATTTCACCATTATTCCCGCCGCACGCCTCTGCGCCTAA
- a CDS encoding VCBS domain-containing protein, with amino-acid sequence MRTVTITRPAASQQALVPAEPDARIALTFPADEATLERSGNDLLFRFDDGSSVRVENFYTEYTKDTAPSFEVDGQLVSSADFFAAMGPDLMPAAGPATAGRDSHYSEYVDSSLQSGLDHLDGLDYGFTLAPVAAENLLSAPLANQTPTLNTDGELISISLKESGWVKNPSGNFVPEPGVATMSGSFTANDPDGDTLSASVIINGASYAVNALGTTTITTDYGTFTITPSNAGSNVTYNYTYTLNNEDYGNADSLKQGEVHTDSIVVSITDGINTSITQPINVIIEGTNDAPDIVRVDDVTLKEDGVFAGSYGQKDTTNALDPNENASTQAGGIGPDQHKTSIEGQIIARDPDHDSVLTYSITDNSGSAIAVGSVVGLVDGTLPVTVTGIATDSNNPNITIYHTEYGDLSLDTSSGSYTFTLSGTEAGGKTNALAEGQKVHLQFRPSVQDEHGLKDFDVDHLRDGSIPVGGDNTIDVNIIGTNDRPIFTGDAAHWNNAQMLPDENGVNQESIKESGKVNDASGANDNVKVTGSIAATDYDNDAQLRYGFKVTDSSGQEEMVSKLYVVPNGTDGYVLLTEADFHALNTTDYYGTLNITTNSATNSASYSFTLKNSSTCVQGMNEGDTMLVEVEVVVKDEFGAWNDIPLKLQIVGANDAPYFTDGSKGTVKESGVYAPDNNLFPNPAENTPTTDVGDANLTDPTTPNGEHKLTFSGHVEANDVDFGDNAKLTYGMANSSGTPIAAAADGSTTVYYLADGTVTDQVPGDNYYGTLKMNADGTFEFTLNDATGGPADKLSEGEQKIITLSPTVSDGQATTVGNGQIVITVVGTNDVPKLTITHDNTAMTGVIGGIFQDDKTVQVATGKLAIHDMDVLDMKNGLDIKVENTAAHADGIDLASSTSDNTIKVSGLYGDLYVVRTSSGSDHTDDTYTYRYVIDPIRAAAVGKNETSQDDFTITIRDQFGAYDEKQLIFEVVGSDDPTSTGISGGRGIVVENGVMPAGFVRATDSQDTVYKAQYQNEEKGQPESKGEIYAHDVDKSDQEALNNPSADATMHYVIVDGNGERHDVNTLMSGKDSIEIELKYGKLIIERTKEDGEHDNTPPFKYTYELDNDNPDVQKLNFNEKLTDDFKVQVYETDDNHVITGPPVNTTPADITVQGTNDRPIIDIGTLDKLSMEEHYDKNVDGKILKGQIAITDYEDAGTYDPTDQTWHSEVVSAGDGFTFSLVKLLSGKSVSNEALRGPDLGDEANFDLKSDTFIVQGTYGILEINQQTGAFTYTRTDDLTWLNNNETAEDTFYVRVKDPNGAYSEVKPIVITINGNDDPGVLKGHEESIKEDGVDGSDLPSETYYYLHYDGTSSHGHVHHLGANHPENGRPADTDFVVKGQLHVDDPDFSDRPTPGSGVSDKYTYDEPAVSFPVAAKDDGANIGDISGPVSGSDGSSVYTINGYGTLTLWPDGKYTFEPLMDGDKLAAPINHLAIGESVVITVPVTVTGSGKNHAGETTKDNLVITINGTNDAPVVTSETSGSVSVTYTNTLTGQEVTSKFTFGERGDHAVVIDSDEMAHWDRTNGGNLTVNGSLQSQSIVKDVDHGDQSRLVFFAVDGKATTGEAQGNLVQEIVGEYGTLIIQRDGSYQYTLDKYGANYKNLVAGDSKAITEEIFDVYVRDPHNATSEEPIKLVIKVAGPDADHGGGSGTPVPNPDPGEGGGSHPGSELKDQQNHVTEDDTYTATGKVGGDGYYDAGLKLTGFTSSDSGDTGGKATDNMIVTKYGTITLKPDGTYTYTLNNDHPDVQKLRQEDHIVQKFTVTAKDGTSTVIEITVNGTNDLPFVVSSSDGSLTQNSGGIWANTTTTGNFEAKDLDMVEGQNLILKGDGVTSTGTDTYTVQGQYGVYTITKTVVNGNSHFEYTYTLDPAYQNDNFGGQVEDSVTIQISDGKANANHTLNVTLDAKNDAPVITKADDLNVIEDSKIISDTNTVSATDPDMPFPGSDADKLSYSVANADGSGEGSMVVGKYGVLVMGADGSYYFKLNSASPEVQALNGADPNDPSSKPESISEKFRVIVRDDKGGVTYKEITVDIQGTDDMPMLYLYGVDGSLAATGPAGSGALLVVKEKQGGTDADYTVHGKALGYDADADDYDNLKYSIKDGGSNATEVTIFAVKTASGWEVTSSSTPGAVEMGSLSINDTSGLYTFKGKPDGIAKLGVGEELNILGTVVVQDTHGNESTADLNINIMGTNTTPIIVDFTGDKHPDYTADPLNKDDFDFAQSSDDKYTPLTGEVVTLDADGDATQVFIRVEDSILGERNVTELEGKYGKLTLTVDANGKTHYEYKVTNPNAIKALGEEETDKDTFNLVVRDPYGAEGTGSLVIDIIGTNDKPVISVNGANSTITVTDPDTKDTHTLTIIVNGTEHALVADPNNPAHFTSNLPDGKLTLLYEQASNGEKQWKYTFEPDPSKTGSIPSTETKEFDFSVKVTDQHGASDTSDNVTISYTGTNHAPVGQDVTLPLTLINGVIPAGDVIPFHNDPLSFKDQDGDHLSYVFKDSHGADVTVSGSSTIIDGEFGTLELITNSTGDGYEYKYTMSDDTAVLKKLAEMYANGEDVKDEFQYKVNDGVWTNSDSGKVEVHLNVDNHASGPFGDESATSPQVVFGGSGNDVLHGGSGNDILSGGNGNDMLYGGLGDDTLFGGAGNDYLDGEAGKNELYGGDGNDVLVFNANNTVMDGGAGIDMMIGADKDTLDSLFANPAANPVKNVEIFVTDGGTGLTSLSSLESHGVVLNGNEKIELSSDWSQSASQTPSSMSSDYVAFTSDNMTILVAKSALAEGIV; translated from the coding sequence ATGCGTACTGTTACTATTACTCGTCCGGCGGCTTCGCAGCAGGCCCTTGTGCCAGCTGAACCCGATGCACGGATTGCTTTGACTTTTCCTGCTGACGAAGCAACCCTTGAGCGCTCTGGCAATGACCTTTTGTTCCGCTTTGACGACGGATCCAGCGTCCGTGTCGAAAATTTCTACACGGAATATACCAAGGACACTGCCCCCAGCTTTGAAGTTGACGGTCAGCTCGTCAGCAGCGCAGACTTTTTTGCCGCAATGGGCCCGGACCTCATGCCTGCGGCTGGCCCTGCCACCGCTGGGCGCGACAGCCACTACAGCGAATATGTTGACAGTAGCCTGCAAAGCGGCCTGGATCATCTTGATGGGCTTGACTATGGTTTTACCCTTGCCCCTGTCGCCGCTGAAAACCTTTTGAGTGCGCCGCTGGCCAACCAGACCCCGACTCTGAACACCGATGGCGAATTGATATCCATTTCACTCAAGGAATCCGGCTGGGTTAAAAACCCTTCCGGTAATTTTGTTCCCGAACCTGGCGTGGCTACCATGAGCGGCAGTTTTACTGCCAATGATCCTGATGGCGACACTCTCAGCGCTTCTGTTATCATTAACGGGGCGTCCTATGCCGTTAATGCCTTAGGCACCACCACCATCACCACAGATTACGGCACATTTACCATTACGCCTTCCAACGCCGGTTCAAATGTGACCTACAACTATACCTACACCCTGAACAATGAAGACTACGGCAACGCAGACTCGCTGAAACAGGGCGAAGTCCACACTGACAGCATTGTTGTCTCCATCACCGACGGCATCAATACCAGCATAACACAGCCCATCAATGTGATCATTGAAGGCACCAATGACGCGCCCGACATTGTCAGAGTTGATGACGTTACGCTGAAAGAAGACGGCGTTTTTGCCGGTAGCTACGGTCAAAAGGACACCACCAACGCGCTTGATCCCAATGAAAACGCTTCCACCCAGGCTGGCGGTATCGGGCCGGATCAACACAAAACAAGCATTGAAGGCCAGATCATCGCGCGCGATCCTGACCACGACAGCGTGCTGACCTACAGCATCACTGACAATTCTGGCAGTGCCATAGCTGTTGGCAGTGTTGTTGGCCTTGTTGATGGGACACTGCCTGTAACCGTCACGGGCATTGCGACTGACTCCAACAATCCCAACATCACCATCTACCATACTGAATATGGCGATCTCAGCCTTGATACGTCGTCAGGCAGCTATACGTTTACCCTTAGCGGCACTGAGGCCGGAGGCAAAACCAACGCCCTTGCTGAAGGCCAGAAAGTGCATTTGCAGTTCAGACCTTCCGTGCAGGACGAGCATGGCCTGAAAGACTTTGATGTTGACCACCTGCGTGACGGCAGCATCCCCGTGGGCGGCGACAACACCATTGACGTGAATATCATTGGCACCAATGACCGCCCGATTTTTACCGGTGATGCCGCCCACTGGAACAATGCCCAGATGCTGCCCGACGAAAATGGCGTGAACCAGGAAAGCATCAAGGAATCCGGCAAGGTCAACGATGCCAGCGGCGCCAATGACAACGTCAAGGTTACAGGCTCCATAGCCGCCACTGACTACGACAACGACGCGCAATTGCGCTATGGCTTCAAGGTGACGGACTCTTCTGGCCAGGAGGAGATGGTCAGCAAGCTTTATGTCGTGCCCAATGGTACTGACGGGTATGTTCTGCTCACCGAAGCGGACTTTCACGCGCTGAACACCACAGACTATTACGGCACGCTGAATATCACCACCAACAGCGCCACCAACAGCGCGTCCTATTCTTTTACCCTCAAGAACAGCTCCACCTGCGTTCAGGGCATGAACGAGGGCGACACAATGCTTGTGGAGGTTGAAGTCGTTGTTAAGGACGAATTCGGCGCATGGAATGACATTCCATTGAAGCTTCAAATCGTTGGCGCCAATGACGCTCCCTACTTTACTGATGGCAGCAAGGGCACTGTCAAGGAAAGCGGCGTGTACGCCCCCGACAATAATCTCTTCCCCAATCCCGCGGAAAATACTCCTACCACGGACGTCGGCGACGCCAATCTGACTGACCCCACCACACCCAATGGGGAGCACAAGCTGACCTTCTCCGGTCACGTCGAAGCCAATGACGTGGACTTTGGCGATAACGCCAAGCTGACGTATGGCATGGCCAATTCAAGCGGCACGCCTATTGCGGCGGCTGCTGACGGTTCAACCACTGTTTACTATCTTGCCGACGGCACCGTTACCGACCAGGTCCCCGGCGACAATTACTATGGCACTCTGAAAATGAATGCCGATGGAACCTTTGAATTCACGCTCAATGATGCCACTGGCGGCCCCGCTGACAAACTGAGCGAAGGCGAGCAAAAGATCATAACTCTTTCGCCCACGGTAAGCGACGGACAAGCCACCACCGTAGGCAATGGCCAGATTGTCATTACCGTTGTGGGCACCAACGACGTTCCAAAACTCACCATCACGCACGACAATACCGCCATGACCGGCGTCATTGGCGGCATCTTCCAGGATGACAAAACTGTCCAGGTAGCCACGGGCAAGCTGGCCATCCACGATATGGATGTGCTGGACATGAAAAATGGCCTCGACATCAAGGTAGAAAACACTGCCGCTCACGCGGACGGCATTGATCTGGCCAGCAGTACATCCGACAACACCATCAAGGTCAGCGGACTGTACGGTGACCTGTATGTTGTGCGCACCTCATCGGGCAGTGACCATACCGACGACACCTACACGTACCGCTATGTGATAGACCCCATACGCGCCGCCGCTGTGGGCAAAAATGAAACCAGTCAGGACGACTTCACCATCACCATCCGTGACCAGTTTGGCGCGTATGATGAAAAGCAGCTTATTTTTGAAGTGGTCGGCAGCGATGATCCCACCAGCACCGGGATTTCCGGCGGCCGTGGCATCGTTGTGGAAAACGGCGTTATGCCTGCCGGATTCGTGAGAGCTACCGACAGTCAGGACACTGTGTACAAGGCACAGTACCAGAACGAAGAAAAGGGACAGCCCGAATCCAAAGGCGAAATCTACGCCCACGATGTTGACAAGAGCGACCAGGAAGCCCTGAACAACCCCAGCGCTGATGCCACGATGCACTACGTTATTGTAGACGGCAACGGCGAACGTCATGACGTCAACACGCTCATGAGCGGGAAGGACTCCATCGAAATCGAGCTCAAATACGGAAAGCTCATTATCGAGCGCACCAAGGAGGACGGAGAACACGACAACACGCCCCCGTTCAAGTATACGTATGAACTCGACAACGACAATCCCGATGTGCAGAAGCTTAATTTCAATGAAAAGCTGACCGACGACTTTAAAGTGCAGGTGTATGAAACCGACGACAATCATGTCATCACAGGCCCGCCTGTGAACACCACGCCTGCCGACATCACAGTGCAAGGCACCAATGACAGACCTATCATTGACATTGGCACTCTTGATAAGTTGTCCATGGAAGAACACTACGACAAGAACGTCGACGGCAAGATCCTCAAGGGACAAATTGCCATTACGGACTATGAGGATGCCGGCACGTATGACCCGACAGACCAGACATGGCATTCTGAAGTTGTTTCTGCGGGTGACGGCTTTACTTTCTCGCTGGTCAAACTGCTGTCTGGAAAATCCGTTTCCAACGAGGCTTTGCGCGGTCCTGACCTTGGCGATGAAGCCAACTTTGACCTCAAAAGCGACACTTTTATTGTCCAGGGCACGTACGGCATTCTCGAAATCAATCAGCAGACGGGCGCGTTTACCTATACCCGCACCGATGATCTCACCTGGCTCAACAACAATGAAACCGCAGAAGACACCTTTTACGTGCGCGTAAAAGACCCCAATGGCGCATACTCCGAAGTAAAGCCCATCGTCATCACCATCAACGGCAATGACGATCCAGGCGTTCTCAAGGGCCATGAGGAGAGCATCAAGGAAGACGGCGTGGACGGCTCGGACCTGCCCAGCGAGACCTACTACTACCTGCATTATGACGGCACGAGCAGCCACGGGCATGTGCACCACCTTGGCGCTAACCACCCCGAAAACGGAAGACCTGCTGATACAGATTTTGTGGTCAAGGGGCAGCTCCACGTGGACGACCCGGACTTTTCAGACAGGCCAACTCCTGGTTCTGGCGTTTCTGATAAGTATACGTATGACGAACCGGCTGTGAGCTTTCCCGTTGCGGCTAAAGACGACGGCGCGAACATCGGCGACATCAGCGGCCCTGTTTCCGGCAGCGACGGATCTTCGGTTTACACCATCAACGGTTACGGTACGCTTACGCTCTGGCCGGACGGAAAGTACACCTTTGAACCGCTCATGGATGGCGACAAGCTCGCGGCGCCCATCAACCACCTTGCCATCGGGGAGTCCGTGGTCATAACCGTGCCTGTCACCGTAACCGGTTCGGGAAAAAATCACGCTGGCGAAACGACCAAAGATAACCTGGTGATCACTATCAATGGCACCAATGACGCTCCGGTGGTGACCTCAGAAACATCCGGCAGCGTTTCGGTGACCTACACTAACACCCTTACCGGGCAGGAGGTCACTTCCAAGTTCACTTTTGGCGAGCGAGGCGACCATGCCGTTGTTATAGACAGCGACGAAATGGCCCATTGGGATAGGACTAATGGTGGAAACCTTACGGTAAACGGATCGCTCCAATCGCAAAGTATCGTCAAGGACGTCGACCACGGCGATCAGAGCAGACTCGTCTTTTTTGCTGTTGACGGCAAAGCCACCACTGGAGAAGCCCAGGGCAACCTGGTGCAGGAGATTGTCGGCGAATACGGCACGCTTATTATCCAGCGCGATGGTTCATATCAGTATACCCTGGACAAGTACGGCGCTAACTACAAAAACCTTGTCGCCGGAGACTCTAAAGCCATTACGGAAGAAATCTTCGATGTCTATGTGCGTGATCCCCACAATGCCACGTCTGAAGAACCCATCAAGCTTGTCATCAAGGTGGCTGGCCCTGATGCGGATCACGGCGGCGGCTCGGGGACTCCTGTTCCCAATCCCGATCCGGGCGAGGGCGGCGGTTCGCATCCTGGCTCTGAGCTGAAAGATCAGCAGAACCATGTCACGGAAGATGATACGTATACTGCCACTGGCAAGGTGGGCGGCGACGGCTACTATGATGCTGGCCTCAAGCTGACGGGCTTTACGTCCTCTGATAGCGGAGACACGGGCGGCAAAGCCACAGACAATATGATTGTCACCAAGTACGGCACCATTACTCTCAAGCCAGACGGTACTTATACCTACACCCTGAATAACGACCACCCTGACGTGCAGAAGCTTCGTCAAGAAGACCATATAGTGCAGAAATTCACGGTTACTGCCAAAGACGGCACTTCAACGGTTATCGAAATCACCGTGAATGGCACCAATGATCTGCCCTTTGTGGTGAGTTCGTCCGACGGCAGCCTGACGCAAAATTCTGGCGGCATATGGGCCAATACTACCACGACCGGCAACTTTGAGGCCAAAGACCTAGATATGGTGGAAGGCCAGAACCTTATCCTCAAAGGCGACGGCGTTACGTCCACTGGCACGGATACCTACACAGTTCAGGGCCAGTATGGCGTATACACCATCACCAAGACGGTCGTTAACGGAAACTCGCATTTCGAGTATACGTACACGCTTGATCCCGCCTATCAAAATGACAACTTTGGCGGGCAGGTAGAGGATTCCGTGACCATCCAGATCAGCGACGGCAAGGCAAACGCGAACCACACGCTGAATGTCACCCTGGATGCCAAAAACGATGCCCCGGTAATCACCAAGGCTGACGATCTTAACGTCATTGAGGATAGCAAGATTATCAGCGACACAAACACGGTTTCGGCAACCGACCCTGATATGCCTTTCCCCGGAAGCGATGCAGATAAGCTTTCCTACAGCGTGGCCAACGCTGACGGCAGCGGCGAAGGATCCATGGTGGTTGGCAAGTACGGTGTTTTGGTTATGGGCGCTGACGGCAGCTATTACTTCAAGCTGAATAGTGCCAGCCCCGAGGTTCAGGCTCTGAACGGGGCAGATCCCAACGACCCGTCTTCGAAGCCTGAATCCATTAGTGAAAAATTCAGGGTCATCGTCAGAGACGACAAGGGCGGCGTCACCTACAAGGAAATCACTGTAGACATTCAGGGCACTGACGATATGCCCATGCTCTACCTCTACGGTGTGGACGGATCGCTTGCGGCAACCGGACCTGCCGGGTCTGGCGCGTTGCTTGTCGTCAAGGAAAAGCAGGGCGGTACTGACGCTGACTATACCGTGCATGGCAAGGCACTGGGGTATGATGCGGATGCGGACGACTACGACAACTTGAAGTACAGCATCAAGGATGGCGGCAGTAACGCAACCGAGGTCACAATATTCGCTGTCAAGACCGCCTCAGGCTGGGAAGTCACTTCAAGTTCTACTCCTGGCGCTGTGGAGATGGGTTCCCTGAGTATTAACGACACGTCAGGTCTCTATACCTTCAAGGGCAAGCCTGACGGCATCGCCAAACTTGGCGTTGGCGAGGAACTCAACATCCTCGGCACTGTTGTGGTTCAGGACACGCACGGCAATGAATCCACGGCCGACCTGAACATCAACATCATGGGCACCAATACCACGCCCATCATTGTTGATTTCACTGGTGATAAACATCCTGACTACACCGCCGATCCTCTGAACAAGGACGATTTTGATTTTGCGCAAAGCAGTGACGACAAATATACGCCGCTTACCGGTGAAGTTGTTACCCTTGACGCTGACGGCGATGCCACGCAGGTCTTCATCAGGGTGGAGGACTCCATACTTGGCGAGCGGAACGTCACCGAACTGGAAGGCAAATATGGCAAGCTGACGCTTACCGTAGATGCTAACGGCAAAACGCACTATGAATACAAGGTGACCAACCCCAACGCCATCAAGGCTCTGGGAGAAGAGGAAACTGACAAGGACACCTTTAACCTTGTTGTGCGCGACCCGTATGGAGCCGAAGGTACAGGAAGCCTCGTCATTGACATTATAGGCACTAATGACAAACCTGTGATTTCCGTGAATGGCGCGAACAGCACCATTACTGTCACAGATCCGGACACGAAGGATACGCATACCCTCACCATTATTGTTAACGGAACGGAACATGCACTTGTGGCGGATCCCAACAATCCAGCGCATTTTACATCCAACCTTCCTGATGGAAAGCTCACGCTGCTCTATGAACAGGCAAGCAACGGCGAAAAACAATGGAAGTACACCTTTGAACCTGATCCTTCCAAGACAGGCAGCATTCCTTCCACCGAAACCAAAGAATTTGATTTCTCGGTGAAGGTGACAGACCAGCATGGAGCCAGTGATACGTCGGACAACGTGACAATCAGCTACACAGGCACAAACCATGCGCCTGTGGGCCAGGATGTGACGCTGCCCCTGACCCTCATCAACGGCGTCATTCCGGCTGGAGACGTAATTCCGTTTCACAATGATCCCTTGTCCTTCAAAGACCAGGATGGCGATCACCTCAGCTATGTATTCAAAGACAGTCATGGCGCCGATGTCACGGTTTCCGGTTCATCAACTATAATAGATGGTGAATTTGGAACACTTGAACTTATCACCAACAGCACTGGCGATGGGTATGAGTACAAGTACACGATGTCCGACGATACGGCCGTGCTGAAAAAGCTGGCCGAAATGTACGCCAATGGCGAGGACGTGAAGGACGAGTTCCAGTACAAGGTCAATGACGGTGTCTGGACGAATAGCGATTCCGGCAAGGTTGAAGTGCACTTGAATGTCGATAACCACGCAAGCGGGCCTTTTGGTGATGAAAGCGCAACCAGCCCGCAGGTGGTCTTTGGCGGCAGCGGCAATGACGTGCTTCATGGCGGCTCCGGCAATGACATCCTTTCCGGTGGCAACGGCAACGACATGCTTTATGGCGGTCTTGGCGACGACACGCTCTTTGGCGGCGCCGGAAATGACTATCTTGATGGCGAGGCCGGAAAAAACGAACTCTACGGCGGCGATGGCAATGATGTGCTTGTGTTCAACGCCAACAACACCGTTATGGACGGCGGCGCCGGCATTGACATGATGATAGGCGCAGACAAGGATACGCTCGACAGCCTGTTCGCCAACCCTGCTGCCAATCCCGTCAAGAATGTTGAAATATTTGTGACGGATGGCGGCACAGGCCTGACCAGTCTGTCCAGCCTTGAAAGCCACGGCGTGGTTCTGAATGGTAATGAAAAAATTGAGCTGTCGTCAGACTGGAGCCAAAGCGCCAGCCAGACCCCCAGCAGCATGTCCAGTGACTATGTGGCCTTTACCAGCGACAATATGACCATACTCGTTGCCAAGTCCGCTCTGGCTGAAGGTATCGTGTAA